The Astyanax mexicanus isolate ESR-SI-001 chromosome 24, AstMex3_surface, whole genome shotgun sequence genome has a segment encoding these proteins:
- the LOC103036408 gene encoding achaete-scute homolog 5-like, producing MSSTFSHPYCHLSQSSLHCAMSPPGGHPDNRLHAQLRSLPLLLYPGRVQAGLYNGPYLPYLGPLYECPFEPAFIQKRNERERQRVKCVNQGYAKLRDHLPGGTADKRMSKVETLRAAIRYIKHLQRLVEEREEGRGHDRSDIAEGSDGEAPPTISSLELQSKATGS from the coding sequence ATGAGCTCCACCTTCTCCCACCCATACTGCCACCTCAGCCAGAGCAGCCTGCACTGCGCCATGTCTCCGCCTGGTGGCCACCCTGATAACCGCCTCCACGCCCAGCTTCGCTCCCTCCCCCTGCTGCTGTACCCAGGAAGGGTCCAGGCCGGACTCTACAACGGCCCCTACCTGCCCTACCTGGGGCCCCTGTACGAGTGTCCCTTCGAACCCGCCTTCATCCAGAAGCGAAACGAGCGCGAGCGGCAGCGGGTGAAGTGCGTCAACCAGGGTTATGCCAAGCTCCGAGACCACCTGCCGGGCGGGACCGCCGACAAGCGCATGAGCAAAGTAGAGACACTGAGGGCCGCCATTCGCTACATCAAGCACCTGCAGAGGCTGGTGGAGGAGCGGGAGGAGGGCCGGGGTCACGACAGGTCAGACATCGCAGAAGGTAGCGACGGAGAAGCTCCACCCACAATCTCTTCGCTTGAGCTCCAAAGCAAGGCCACTGGGAGCTAG